The Collimonas fungivorans Ter331 genome has a segment encoding these proteins:
- a CDS encoding flagellar basal body P-ring protein FlgI: MRSIFQRFLPFSGHGCSAAFLAFCFLCGAPSAQAERLKELASIQGVRDNPLIGYGLMVGLDGSGDQTMQTPFTTQTLNNMLSQLGISMAPGTNMQLKNVAAVMVTATLPSFARPGQNIDVTVSSMGNAKSLRGGTLLMTPLKGADGMVYAIAQGNMVVGGAGASANGSKVQINQLSSGRIPAGAIVERAVSSPLGEANTLTLELNASDFGTAQKAVDAINRSFGAGTASALDARVIQVAAPALAEARVSFLARLENLDITPAQAVARVVINARTGSVVMNQTVRVLDCAVAHGNLSVVINTQPVISQPGPFSGGSTVVTQTSQIQLNQAGGALQVVKNGASLADVVKGLNTLGANPQDLVSILQAMKAAGALRAELEVI, encoded by the coding sequence ATGCGATCAATATTCCAGCGGTTTTTGCCATTTTCCGGACACGGTTGCAGCGCTGCCTTTCTGGCGTTCTGTTTCCTCTGCGGCGCGCCCTCGGCGCAAGCGGAACGGCTCAAGGAACTGGCCAGCATCCAGGGCGTGCGCGACAATCCGCTGATCGGCTACGGCCTGATGGTCGGCCTGGACGGCAGCGGCGACCAGACCATGCAGACGCCGTTCACCACCCAGACCTTGAACAACATGCTGTCGCAGCTCGGCATCTCGATGGCGCCGGGCACCAACATGCAGCTGAAGAACGTGGCGGCGGTAATGGTGACGGCTACCTTGCCGTCGTTCGCCCGGCCCGGCCAGAACATCGACGTCACCGTATCTTCCATGGGCAACGCCAAGAGCCTGCGCGGCGGCACCTTGCTGATGACGCCGCTCAAGGGCGCCGACGGCATGGTGTACGCGATCGCCCAGGGCAACATGGTGGTCGGCGGCGCCGGCGCCTCGGCCAACGGCAGCAAGGTGCAGATCAACCAGCTCAGTTCCGGCCGCATTCCTGCCGGCGCCATCGTCGAGCGTGCGGTCAGTTCGCCGCTGGGCGAGGCCAACACCTTGACCCTGGAATTGAATGCCTCGGATTTCGGCACGGCGCAAAAGGCAGTCGATGCGATCAATCGCAGTTTCGGCGCCGGCACCGCCAGCGCCCTCGATGCACGCGTGATCCAGGTGGCGGCTCCGGCACTGGCGGAAGCGCGAGTCAGTTTCCTGGCGCGTTTGGAAAACCTCGACATCACGCCGGCGCAGGCGGTGGCGCGGGTAGTCATCAATGCCCGCACCGGTTCGGTGGTGATGAACCAGACCGTGCGGGTGCTGGATTGTGCGGTGGCGCATGGCAATCTGTCGGTGGTGATCAATACGCAGCCGGTGATCAGCCAGCCGGGGCCATTTTCAGGCGGCAGCACAGTGGTGACGCAAACTTCTCAAATCCAGCTGAACCAGGCCGGCGGCGCCTTGCAGGTGGTCAAGAACGGCGCTTCGCTGGCCGATGTGGTGAAGGGCTTGAATACGCTGGGCGCCAATCCGCAGGACCTGGTTTCCATCCTGCAGGCGATGAAAGCCGCTGGCGCCTTGCGCGCCGAACTTGAAGTCATCTGA